One stretch of Oncorhynchus clarkii lewisi isolate Uvic-CL-2024 chromosome 3, UVic_Ocla_1.0, whole genome shotgun sequence DNA includes these proteins:
- the LOC139405991 gene encoding P2Y purinoceptor 8: MAWSTNSTKLDNITLSLFQNTTASTAISIIYIVVTVINLTGNGLSMWLLLFRTSPKTPSIIFMINLTLTDLVLGLVLPFQIKYQMQGHNWSLGPGVCRLLTLVFFANMYCSILTMTAISGDRYLGICWPMLFRETRERKSFAVIGCLAMWTVVLSVLYPLMTTDLTFHVPELGITTCFDVLKRDMLPSMEAWAAFLLTLFVILFLIPFCITVFCYVGIIRKLARVSKTNQKEKAIRLAVTVLTVFILCFAPNNILLLAHTIRRLFYGDSLYMAYKLTLSLSCLNSCLDPFIYYFASREFRQKLRQMLRLRTLSSLDTGKTDPHRESLYSAQYVSGGQGGENGRVSVKQHC, from the exons ATGGCATGGAGTACCAACAGCACCAAACTGGACAACATCACATTGTCCCTGTTCCAGAACACGACAGCAAGCACTGCTATCTCCATCATCTACATCGTGGTCACCGTCATCAACCTGACAGGAAATGGCCTCTCCATGTGGCTTCTCCTCTTCCGTACCTCTCCCAAAACCCCCTCCATTATCTTCATGATAAACCTGACCCTGACTGACCTGGTCTTGGGCCTCGTCCTGCCCTTCCAGATCAAATATCAGATGCAGGGGCATAATTGGAGCCTGGGCCCGGGCGTATGCAG GCTCCTGACCCTGGTGTTCTTTGCCAACATGTACTGCTCAATTCTAACTATGACCGCCATCAGTGGAGACCGCTACCTGGGCATCTGTTGGCCCATGCTCTTCCGTGAGACCAGGGAAAGGAAGTCATTTGCTGTTATCGGCTGTTTGGCCATGTGGACAGTCGTCCTATCTGTCCTGTACCCATTAATGACAACCGACCTGACGTTCCACGTCCCAGAACTCGGGATCACCACCTGCTTTGACGTTCTGAAGAGGGACATGCTTCCATCGATGGAGGCCTGGGCTGCTTTCCTCCTTACCCTGTTTGTGATCCTTTTCCTCATCCCGTTCTGCATCACTGTATTCTGCTACGTCGGCATTATCCGCAAGCTGGCCCGAGTTTCCAAGACCAACCAGAAAGAGAAAGCTATCCGTCTTGCCGTCACCGTCCTAACGGTCTTCATACTTTGCTTTGCTCCCAACAACATCCTCCTCCTGGCTCACACCATCCGGAGGCTCTTCTACGGGGACTCCCTCTACATGGCCTACAAGCTGACTCTTTCCCTCAGTTGCCTCAACAGCTGCCTCGACCCCTTCATCTACTACTTTGCCTCTAGGGAGTTCCGTCAAAAGCTGAGGCAGATGCTAAGGCTGAGAACACTGAGCAGTCTGGACACAGGGAAGACAGACCCGCACCGAGAGAGCCTGTACTCTGCCCAGTATGTGTCTGGGGGACAGGGCGGAGAAAACGGCAGAGTTTCTGTTAAACAACACTGTTAA